The region CAAAGTTCGCGACGCTATCGCCAAGGCAGAGAAGGGCGGAGAAAACGCCAAGACGAAGACCATCACCTTGTCAGTCGGCCAGCTGACCACAGGCGTGACGGTTCCTGAATGGACGGGCGTGCTCATGCTGTCGAACATGAAGAGCCCGGCACTGTATGGGCAGGCCGCATTCCGCGCGCAAAACCCTTGCTTGTTCAGTAGGAACGGCAAATACCAGCGCAAGGAAAACGCGTACGTGTTCGATTTCGATCCGGCACGTTCGCTAACCGTGTTCGAGGAATACGCGAACGACCTGTATTCCGGCACCACGTGTGGCGGTGGTGACACCGACTCGCGTAAGCAAAACGTGCGCCGGTTGCTGAACTTCTTCCCTGTGATCGGTGAGGATGAAAACGGCGAAATGGTGGAGCTGGATGCTGAGCAAGTGCTCTCCATCCCACGCAAGATTCATTCACGCGAGGTTGTGCGCCGCGGCTTCATGTGCGATTTCCTGTTCCAGAACATCAGCAACATCTTCCATGCTCCGGCCGAAGTGATTGAGACCCTGCAACAGCTGGAACCATACAAGGCTCCGAGAGAAGACCTCGGAGTCAAAGCAGGAACCGCCGATGAACTCAATCTCGGCGAAAACGGCGAAGTGTCCATCCCAGATGAACAGGTCATCGGCAAGTCCAAGGATCTGTTCGGGGACAAAGTGTATGGCAATATCAACAACGAACTTAATTCCGTGATCGACTCCCTTGTCTCCGAGAAACCGGAGAATCCCGAAGAGGATTTCCTTGCCGATCTCCAGAAAGCTGTTGGCGTCAGCGTCGCCGAACCGTTGGTCGAAGCCGCCAAGCAGAACTACGGCTCCGATATGAAGGCTTCCCAACAGAAGAAGGTCGAACGTAAGATCAAGGCCGATGTGAATAACCGTATCAACCGCGAGTACGGCGACTACAACATCGAGAAGAACCGCATCGAACGTGACCGTGCGCAAGCACTCGAAAACGCCAAGAGCCAAGCTGAGGAAGAGCAAATCAATCAGGCACACGACGAACGGATTGAAACCGCTCGTCTGACTCTTATCGATAATCTCAAGCAGTCGCGCAGCGAAATGGTCCAATCTGCCGGCGAAACCGTGGTACGTGAGATCGAGACCGCGAAGAAAGAAGCTCAGAAAAACAGCATCGAAAACGGCATCCGCGACCATCTGCGTGGTTTCTCCCGCACGATTCCTTCATTCCTGATGGCCTACGGAGATGAGAACACCACCCTTGAATCGTTCGACAGCATCATCCCGGACTACGTGTTCAAGGATGTCACCAGCATCACCGTAGATCAGTTCAGACTCCTGCGCGACGGCGGAGATGTGACGGACCCTGAAACCGGAGAAAAGGAGCATTTCGACGGTCACCTGTTCGACTCTGTTGTCTTCAACGATTCGATTGTGGAGTTCATTCATCTGCGCAGCAGACTCGCCGACTATTTCGATGAGTCCCACAAGGAAGACATTTTCGACTATGTGCCGCCCCAGAAGACCAACCAGATTTTCACCCCGCGCAAAGTCGTGGTGAAGATGATCGACATGCTCGAGCAGGAGAACCCCGGCTGCTTCGACGATCCGACGCACACGTTCGCCGACCTGTACATGAAATCGGGCATGTATATCACCGAAATAATCAAGCGCCTGTACAACAGCAAGGCAATGCGCCGCTACTTCCCGGATGACCATATCCGTCTGGCGCATATCCTCGAACACCAGGTGTATGGCATCGCGCCTACCGAGATTATCTATCAAATCGCGACCCACTACATCCTCGGATATGACAACGAATTGGGTAAGGGGCTGCACACGCACTTCGCAATGTCTGACTCCGCCCAGCTCGCGAAAGAAGGCAAACTTGCTGAGTTCGTGGACAAAGCGTTTGAAGAATAGCGAAGCACTTTGAGTCGATGACAAAGCTGATGGGTTGGGTGGCTAACAGACAACTACTCTGCTAGCCACCCAACCCACCGTTTTTCAGTCGTCTATCTCGATCTCATGAATCGTGACTTCCGTGTCAGCATCTGCGGTAT is a window of Bifidobacterium catenulatum DSM 16992 = JCM 1194 = LMG 11043 DNA encoding:
- a CDS encoding DEAD/DEAH box helicase family protein, yielding MSVSDITGKVKSTRPALPQIYAYTTPEIRRHDGWTKIGYTEQDVNVRIAQQTHTADVIAKLEWHGNATYEDTGEVFHDTDFHTYLRNLGINDQPGTEWFEINPPNAKDRFHEFRENHGILDGLGASDYELRAEQEAAVSKTLDYFQLHEQGEFLWNAKPRFGKTLATYDLCKLLPTPGKDGKAKRILVVTNRPAIANSWYDDYVKFVGTDSGWRFISSVDALAGKPYCISHDEYLHLASKGKLPNSVEFISLQDLKGSIEFGGHYDKLKYVAEYEYDLLVIDEAHEGVDTYKTDVAFDHIKRRNTLHLSGTPFKAIANDKFPENAIYNWTYADEQQAKRDWNDPELRNPYENLPKLNMFTYQMSDIIENEVAQGMQIDGEQTEYAFDLNEFFETKDGRFVHYDDVKRFLDALTTQKKYPFSTPELRDELRHTFWMLNRVDSARALAKMLRQHEVFKYYEIILAAGDGKIDDDEENEKSFDKVRDAIAKAEKGGENAKTKTITLSVGQLTTGVTVPEWTGVLMLSNMKSPALYGQAAFRAQNPCLFSRNGKYQRKENAYVFDFDPARSLTVFEEYANDLYSGTTCGGGDTDSRKQNVRRLLNFFPVIGEDENGEMVELDAEQVLSIPRKIHSREVVRRGFMCDFLFQNISNIFHAPAEVIETLQQLEPYKAPREDLGVKAGTADELNLGENGEVSIPDEQVIGKSKDLFGDKVYGNINNELNSVIDSLVSEKPENPEEDFLADLQKAVGVSVAEPLVEAAKQNYGSDMKASQQKKVERKIKADVNNRINREYGDYNIEKNRIERDRAQALENAKSQAEEEQINQAHDERIETARLTLIDNLKQSRSEMVQSAGETVVREIETAKKEAQKNSIENGIRDHLRGFSRTIPSFLMAYGDENTTLESFDSIIPDYVFKDVTSITVDQFRLLRDGGDVTDPETGEKEHFDGHLFDSVVFNDSIVEFIHLRSRLADYFDESHKEDIFDYVPPQKTNQIFTPRKVVVKMIDMLEQENPGCFDDPTHTFADLYMKSGMYITEIIKRLYNSKAMRRYFPDDHIRLAHILEHQVYGIAPTEIIYQIATHYILGYDNELGKGLHTHFAMSDSAQLAKEGKLAEFVDKAFEE